One window of the Actinomyces wuliandei genome contains the following:
- a CDS encoding ABC transporter substrate-binding protein: MNTSAPVPTRRQAIAMLGIGAGAVLAAGCGGGPSEAADGRVRIAMFNTPRASMSPFSDDAFMLTRWSCAETLVNLDAEGELVEALASSWERTDDTTWRFTVREGVTFHDGSALTAEQAAACIDFAASHPEAPRILDDVELSVTAEGSEVVVTTAEPDPLLPQRLSSPSMVILAEGAYPDASDGVIDPIGYGTGPFRLTAVNGTATATLERYEDYWGEAATASGIDVSFVPDGTARGSALRTGEADVVEAVPFSQVANLDESLLHEIVTPRTLTLYLNTAEGVFTDKGLRAAVRDAIEPTELTGTVYEGYADVAPGLFGPALTWAEELRSWGTTSFTGAKGAGATDQVPGAAKAAKVPEGTTITIGTYSDRPELEEVLVVITAQLERAGFTVTNDVREYEQIESDALAGAFDAFLLSRGTVLDSGDPVAYMESDFSSDGSFSLCFLKDTKVDAALDKAAALEAGDERRKAIIAAEKAILATGAAVPLVNERLLQGEAAGLTGAERDPYTRALITASTAVGQ; encoded by the coding sequence ATGAACACCTCCGCACCGGTCCCCACCCGTCGCCAGGCGATCGCGATGCTAGGCATAGGAGCAGGTGCTGTCCTGGCCGCAGGCTGTGGCGGTGGCCCGTCCGAGGCCGCCGACGGCCGTGTCCGCATCGCCATGTTTAATACGCCGCGTGCCAGTATGAGCCCCTTCTCCGACGACGCGTTCATGCTGACCAGGTGGTCGTGCGCCGAGACCCTGGTCAATCTCGACGCCGAGGGCGAGCTGGTCGAGGCGCTCGCCTCCTCCTGGGAGCGCACCGACGACACCACGTGGCGGTTCACTGTCCGCGAAGGGGTCACCTTTCACGACGGAAGCGCCTTGACCGCGGAGCAGGCGGCTGCCTGCATCGACTTCGCGGCCAGCCACCCTGAGGCGCCCCGTATCCTCGACGACGTCGAGCTAAGCGTCACCGCCGAGGGCAGCGAGGTCGTCGTCACCACGGCCGAACCCGACCCGCTGCTCCCGCAGCGCCTATCCAGCCCCAGCATGGTGATCCTCGCCGAGGGAGCCTACCCCGACGCCTCTGACGGCGTCATTGACCCTATCGGCTACGGGACCGGGCCCTTCAGACTGACTGCGGTCAACGGGACGGCTACCGCCACCTTGGAGCGCTATGAGGACTACTGGGGAGAGGCCGCCACCGCGTCAGGCATCGACGTGTCCTTCGTGCCTGACGGCACCGCACGTGGCTCCGCCCTGCGCACCGGTGAGGCCGACGTGGTCGAGGCGGTCCCCTTCTCCCAGGTCGCCAACCTTGACGAGTCGCTCCTGCACGAGATCGTCACGCCGCGAACCCTGACCCTCTACCTCAACACCGCCGAGGGCGTCTTTACCGACAAGGGCCTCAGAGCCGCCGTCAGGGACGCTATCGAGCCCACCGAGCTCACCGGCACCGTCTACGAGGGCTACGCCGACGTCGCGCCCGGTCTGTTCGGCCCGGCACTGACGTGGGCCGAGGAACTGCGGTCCTGGGGCACCACGTCCTTTACCGGGGCCAAGGGCGCTGGTGCTACGGACCAGGTTCCCGGGGCCGCCAAGGCTGCCAAAGTTCCCGAGGGGACCACCATCACGATCGGTACCTACAGCGACCGTCCCGAGCTCGAGGAGGTCCTGGTCGTCATCACGGCCCAGCTGGAGAGGGCAGGGTTCACGGTCACGAACGACGTGCGCGAGTACGAGCAGATCGAGTCCGACGCCCTGGCGGGAGCCTTCGACGCCTTCCTCCTGTCACGCGGCACGGTTCTGGACTCTGGGGACCCGGTGGCCTACATGGAGTCCGACTTCTCCTCCGACGGGTCGTTCTCACTGTGCTTCCTCAAGGACACGAAGGTGGACGCCGCGCTGGACAAGGCCGCCGCGCTGGAGGCCGGGGACGAGCGGCGCAAGGCCATCATCGCTGCGGAGAAGGCGATCCTCGCCACCGGAGCGGCCGTCCCCCTGGTCAACGAGCGCCTGCTCCAGGGGGAGGCGGCAGGGCTTACCGGTGCCGAGCGGGACCCGTACACCAGGGCGCTGATTACCGCCTCCACGGCGGTCGGGCAGTGA
- a CDS encoding ATP-binding cassette domain-containing protein codes for MSNVVRSYPDGSGGFRPVLDGVSLDLPAGRSAALLGRSGCGKTTLLRALLLLDVPGPKDSGEILLDGTPVRRRSARRLRSYRRVVQYVPQDAASSLDPRLRVVSQVTRPMRTLGVPGSREEHTAAAEDLLTRLELPRQVWRSRPHELSGGQAQRVAIARALAPAPRHLLLDEPVSGLDPALRRQVLELLAGIGADLADEETIAQPQHVPAEQQDRPAPALDCARPAPALDCARPAPALLVVSHDLAAVARICSRGIVMDGGVLVEDAPMGDLLTAPSHPASRALRDAVPTLPSPQGAYQPQQPARRQI; via the coding sequence ATGAGCAACGTCGTCCGCTCCTACCCGGACGGCTCCGGGGGTTTCCGCCCCGTCCTCGACGGTGTCAGTCTTGATCTTCCTGCCGGTCGCAGTGCTGCCCTCCTCGGACGCTCTGGATGCGGAAAGACCACCTTGCTTCGTGCGCTGCTGCTTCTGGACGTTCCGGGACCGAAGGACTCCGGGGAGATCCTGCTCGACGGCACTCCCGTGCGCCGACGCAGCGCGCGTCGTCTGCGCTCCTACCGACGGGTCGTCCAGTACGTCCCCCAGGACGCTGCTAGCAGCCTCGACCCCCGGCTCAGGGTCGTGTCGCAGGTCACCAGACCCATGCGGACTCTGGGGGTCCCAGGGAGCCGGGAGGAGCACACGGCCGCTGCCGAGGACCTTCTCACTCGTCTGGAGCTTCCTCGGCAGGTGTGGCGCTCTCGTCCGCACGAGCTCTCTGGCGGGCAGGCTCAACGTGTTGCGATCGCCCGTGCCCTGGCGCCAGCCCCTCGTCACCTTCTTCTTGACGAGCCCGTGTCAGGGCTCGATCCTGCACTGAGACGCCAGGTCCTGGAGCTCCTGGCGGGGATTGGTGCAGACCTGGCTGACGAGGAGACCATAGCCCAGCCCCAGCACGTACCAGCAGAGCAGCAAGACCGTCCCGCCCCGGCCCTGGACTGCGCCCGTCCCGCCCCGGCCCTGGACTGCGCCCGTCCCGCCCCGGCCCTGCTTGTTGTCTCCCACGACCTAGCGGCTGTCGCCCGTATCTGCAGCCGCGGGATCGTCATGGACGGCGGGGTTCTCGTCGAGGACGCGCCGATGGGTGACCTTCTGACCGCCCCGTCCCATCCCGCCTCCCGTGCCCTGCGTGACGCCGTGCCCACCCTGCCTTCCCCGCAGGGCGCCTACCAGCCTCAGCAACCTGCAAGGAGACAGATATGA
- a CDS encoding ATP-binding cassette domain-containing protein codes for MATLLNSLTVSTGGRQLLKDVSLVLSPGSRTALVGASGAGKSLTCAALAGVLPPGLTVTGRLTGAGPESATTTNLLPLPASRRPLWGRVALVPQDPSTALHPLTPVGRQVELAARGSRRARHRAAQRVTDLLAAVGLDEHLAGRVPGRLSGGQRQRACLALALAGDPSVLVADEPTTALDVVARSEVLDLLVQVTGRDDGPALLLITHDLPAAMICEDIVVLSQGEVVERGATRQVLACPDHPVTQAMCEAARRETLPAALTAFAEVRLPEAQDVGGRRLALMRQAS; via the coding sequence ATGGCAACCCTTCTTAACTCATTGACCGTCAGCACGGGAGGACGTCAGCTGCTCAAGGACGTCAGCCTTGTCCTGTCCCCAGGGAGCCGTACTGCGCTGGTCGGGGCCTCAGGGGCTGGGAAGTCGTTGACCTGCGCCGCGCTCGCGGGGGTGCTGCCGCCAGGCCTGACGGTGACTGGGCGGCTCACGGGTGCCGGGCCAGAGTCTGCTACCACGACCAACCTCCTGCCGTTGCCCGCCTCACGTCGTCCTCTGTGGGGCCGTGTCGCGCTGGTCCCCCAGGATCCGAGCACGGCCCTGCATCCCCTGACGCCTGTGGGGCGCCAGGTCGAGCTGGCGGCTCGTGGCTCGCGGCGTGCCCGCCACCGGGCCGCCCAGCGCGTGACGGACCTGCTTGCTGCTGTCGGCCTGGACGAGCACCTCGCGGGACGGGTGCCCGGACGCCTCTCAGGAGGCCAGCGTCAGCGGGCCTGCCTGGCCCTGGCCCTGGCGGGCGACCCGAGCGTGTTGGTCGCTGACGAGCCCACCACGGCGCTGGACGTCGTCGCTCGCAGCGAGGTCCTTGACCTGCTGGTCCAGGTGACCGGGCGCGACGACGGCCCGGCCCTGCTACTGATTACCCACGACCTCCCGGCTGCCATGATCTGTGAGGACATCGTGGTCCTCTCCCAGGGAGAGGTCGTCGAGAGAGGAGCCACGCGGCAGGTCCTCGCCTGCCCTGATCACCCGGTGACGCAGGCCATGTGCGAGGCAGCCAGACGTGAAACTCTCCCGGCCGCTCTGACAGCGTTCGCCGAAGTCAGGCTCCCGGAGGCGCAGGACGTCGGTGGCCGTCGGCTGGCCCTGATGCGGCAGGCATCCTAG
- the ilvD gene encoding dihydroxy-acid dehydratase, which translates to MPQYRSATSTSGRNMAGARALWRATGVKDSDFGKPIIAIANSFTQFVPGHVGLRDVGRLVASQVEAAGGIAKEFNTIAVDDGIAMGHDGMLYSLPSRELIADSVEYMVSAHCADALVCISNCDKITPGMLMAAMRLDIPTIFVSGGPMESGKMVATDGTTRKLDLIDAMMDAADDTVDNQTISAIERLACPTCGSCSGMFTANSMNCLTEALGLALPMNGTLLATHSDRGELFERVGRQVVEITKAYYEQEDDSVLPRSIATKAAFENAMSLDIAMGGSTNTVLHLLAAAQEARVDFTMADIDRLSRKVPHLAKVAPSTNLYHIEDVHRAGGILGILGELDRGGLLDTSTMTVLRGTLADELAEYDIARPGADGVPGSEVSQDNRTRYLAAPAGVRTTEMFSQSSRWEALDTDRSSGCIRDVEHAYSADGGLAVLFGNVATKGCIVKTAGVDASILTFSGPAVVFESQDDAVAGILGGKVAAGDVVVISHEGPRGGPGMQEMLYPTTYIKSRHLGKECALLTDGRFSGGTSGLSIGHVSPEAAAGGLIGLVRSGDVIDIDIPARSISVRLDEAEIQRRRAQEEARGAAAWTPRSPRSRKVSAALRAYAMLATSADLGAVRDLGMLGAD; encoded by the coding sequence ATGCCGCAGTACCGCAGCGCCACCTCAACCTCCGGCCGTAACATGGCGGGCGCGCGCGCCCTGTGGCGTGCCACCGGCGTCAAGGACTCCGACTTCGGCAAGCCCATCATCGCGATCGCCAACTCCTTCACCCAGTTCGTCCCCGGGCACGTGGGCCTGCGCGACGTCGGCAGGCTGGTCGCCTCCCAGGTCGAGGCCGCTGGTGGTATCGCCAAGGAGTTCAACACCATCGCCGTGGACGACGGCATCGCCATGGGGCACGACGGCATGCTCTACTCCCTGCCCAGCCGCGAGCTCATCGCCGACTCGGTGGAGTACATGGTCTCTGCCCACTGCGCGGACGCCCTGGTGTGCATCTCCAACTGCGACAAGATCACCCCGGGCATGCTCATGGCCGCCATGCGCCTCGACATCCCGACGATCTTCGTCTCCGGCGGCCCCATGGAGTCGGGGAAGATGGTGGCCACGGACGGCACCACCCGCAAGCTCGACCTCATTGACGCGATGATGGACGCTGCCGACGACACCGTCGACAACCAGACAATCTCCGCCATTGAGCGCCTGGCCTGTCCCACCTGCGGCTCCTGCTCAGGGATGTTCACCGCCAACTCCATGAACTGCCTGACCGAGGCCCTGGGCCTGGCGCTGCCGATGAACGGCACCCTGCTGGCCACCCACTCCGACCGCGGCGAGCTCTTCGAGCGGGTCGGGCGCCAGGTCGTGGAGATCACCAAGGCCTACTACGAGCAGGAGGACGACTCCGTCCTGCCCCGGTCCATCGCCACCAAGGCGGCCTTTGAGAACGCCATGAGCCTGGACATCGCCATGGGCGGGTCCACCAACACCGTCCTCCACCTGCTGGCTGCCGCGCAGGAGGCCAGGGTGGACTTCACCATGGCTGACATCGACCGGCTCTCACGCAAGGTCCCGCACCTGGCCAAGGTGGCCCCCTCCACCAACCTGTACCACATTGAGGACGTCCACCGGGCCGGGGGGATCCTGGGTATCCTCGGCGAGCTCGACCGGGGTGGCCTCCTGGACACCTCCACCATGACGGTCCTGCGCGGCACGCTGGCCGACGAGCTGGCCGAGTACGACATCGCCCGCCCCGGCGCAGACGGTGTGCCCGGCTCCGAGGTCAGCCAGGACAACCGCACCCGCTACCTGGCTGCCCCGGCAGGCGTGCGCACCACGGAGATGTTCTCCCAGTCCTCCCGCTGGGAGGCGCTGGACACCGACCGCAGCAGCGGCTGTATCCGGGACGTGGAGCACGCCTACTCGGCGGACGGGGGCCTGGCCGTGCTGTTCGGCAACGTGGCAACCAAGGGCTGTATCGTCAAGACAGCGGGCGTGGACGCCTCGATCCTCACCTTCTCTGGTCCCGCAGTGGTCTTCGAGTCCCAGGACGACGCCGTGGCAGGCATCCTGGGGGGCAAGGTCGCTGCCGGGGACGTCGTGGTCATCAGCCACGAGGGGCCGCGTGGGGGGCCTGGGATGCAGGAGATGCTCTACCCCACCACCTACATCAAGTCCCGGCACCTGGGCAAGGAGTGCGCGCTGCTGACGGACGGGCGCTTCTCCGGGGGCACCTCGGGCCTGAGCATTGGGCACGTCTCTCCGGAGGCGGCGGCGGGCGGCCTCATCGGCCTGGTCCGCAGTGGTGACGTCATCGACATCGACATCCCGGCACGCTCTATCTCTGTGCGCCTGGACGAGGCTGAGATCCAGCGTCGTCGCGCGCAGGAGGAGGCGCGCGGGGCGGCCGCCTGGACCCCCCGCTCTCCGCGTTCCCGCAAGGTCTCTGCCGCTCTGCGCGCCTACGCGATGCTGGCGACCAGCGCCGACCTGGGGGCTGTGCGGGACCTGGGCATGCTCGGGGCCGACTAG
- a CDS encoding FKBP-type peptidyl-prolyl cis-trans isomerase: protein MISMNMPSVDGAKGTRPSLTFPGPQAPEGLQVQVLDAGDGQVVEPGDTIACHYLGQVWNGKVFDTSYDRGQPLTFQVGTGMVIRGWDDALAGQRVGSRVLLSIPSELGYGDRGVPQAGIRGGDTLVFVTEVLAVM, encoded by the coding sequence ATGATCAGTATGAACATGCCCTCCGTTGACGGTGCCAAGGGGACCAGGCCGTCCCTGACCTTCCCCGGCCCGCAGGCCCCCGAGGGCCTCCAGGTGCAGGTCCTGGACGCCGGGGACGGCCAGGTGGTGGAGCCGGGGGACACTATCGCCTGCCACTACCTGGGCCAGGTCTGGAACGGGAAGGTCTTCGACACCTCCTACGACCGTGGCCAGCCACTGACCTTCCAGGTCGGCACCGGGATGGTGATCCGTGGGTGGGACGACGCCCTGGCGGGACAGCGGGTCGGCTCCCGGGTCCTGCTGTCGATCCCTTCCGAGCTGGGCTACGGTGACCGGGGCGTCCCGCAGGCAGGGATCAGGGGCGGTGACACGCTCGTCTTCGTCACGGAGGTTCTGGCCGTCATGTGA
- a CDS encoding Bax inhibitor-1/YccA family membrane protein: MSNPFFSQSRAFAPGGGVREAEPVGTTPGGYPTMPGYQPGHTGPGQVGYAAQQQSYGAGQGYGQTWGQVPGQAWGQHSHDGQAGSYGQVSPEQVAGMEARYQAPAATSTDMRRMTYDDVIIRTAGLFAVIVVVGAVSWNLVTTPATTGLGTMLMLVGLVGGLVLGLVNSFKRVPSPALIMAYAVCEGLLLGGFSGIMEHRYEGIVAQAVLATAATFVVVLCAYRFAGFRVQGRVRRVLLVAVGGYLLFSLVNLGLVLTGVTSGQWGLRSIEVMGIPLGVVIGLAAVVMAAFCLAVDFESIQQGVDNRLPQRYAWAGAFGLVVTIVWMYIEFLRLLSYFRD; encoded by the coding sequence GTGAGTAATCCCTTCTTCAGTCAGAGCCGGGCGTTTGCCCCGGGTGGGGGCGTGCGTGAGGCCGAGCCTGTGGGGACCACGCCTGGCGGGTACCCCACGATGCCGGGTTACCAGCCCGGCCACACCGGTCCTGGGCAGGTTGGCTATGCTGCCCAGCAGCAGTCCTACGGGGCCGGCCAGGGCTATGGGCAGACCTGGGGCCAGGTCCCGGGCCAGGCCTGGGGGCAGCACAGCCACGACGGCCAGGCTGGCTCCTACGGGCAGGTGAGCCCGGAGCAGGTGGCGGGCATGGAGGCCCGGTACCAGGCGCCTGCGGCCACGAGCACGGACATGCGGCGGATGACCTATGACGACGTCATCATCCGTACCGCGGGCCTGTTCGCGGTCATCGTGGTGGTCGGGGCGGTGTCGTGGAACCTGGTGACCACCCCGGCCACGACGGGCCTGGGGACCATGCTGATGCTTGTCGGCCTGGTCGGGGGCCTGGTCCTGGGGCTGGTCAACTCCTTCAAGCGGGTGCCCTCCCCGGCGCTCATCATGGCCTACGCGGTGTGCGAGGGCCTGCTGCTGGGGGGCTTCTCCGGGATCATGGAGCACCGCTACGAGGGCATCGTGGCCCAGGCGGTGCTGGCCACCGCGGCGACCTTCGTGGTGGTGCTGTGCGCTTACCGGTTCGCCGGCTTCCGGGTCCAGGGCCGCGTCCGGCGCGTGCTGCTCGTGGCCGTGGGCGGCTACCTGCTGTTCAGCCTGGTCAACCTGGGGCTCGTGCTCACCGGGGTGACCTCGGGGCAGTGGGGCCTGCGCAGCATCGAGGTCATGGGGATCCCCCTGGGCGTGGTCATCGGGCTGGCCGCGGTGGTCATGGCCGCCTTCTGCCTGGCGGTGGACTTCGAGTCCATCCAGCAGGGCGTGGACAACCGCCTGCCCCAGCGCTACGCCTGGGCCGGGGCCTTCGGCCTGGTGGTGACCATCGTGTGGATGTACATCGAGTTCCTCCGCCTGCTGTCCTACTTCCGTGACTGA
- a CDS encoding septum formation family protein, translating to MRSPTLSALPVAAALLLAVSACLGSQAEPVALTTLGPADESTQSATSNSGPTSAPSNEASPSQTPSQSASPDSSLASVDDLEVGDCLTDTIDDVMASNNPLLHVTDCDDSHYLELYHTGEAADDAYETYDEEALTADVETTCTAQFPEYASADVNGSDFQMLYLYPKEMAWHTGDREFLCFALRIDKSPMTGSIAEGGGVPAEAPEDTQDSEETT from the coding sequence ATGCGATCTCCCACGCTGTCCGCGCTCCCCGTGGCCGCCGCGCTCCTCCTCGCTGTCAGCGCCTGCCTTGGCAGCCAGGCAGAGCCTGTCGCCCTGACCACGCTCGGTCCTGCCGACGAGAGCACCCAGAGTGCCACCAGCAACAGCGGCCCCACTAGTGCGCCCAGCAACGAGGCCAGCCCGTCCCAGACCCCCTCCCAGTCAGCCAGCCCGGACTCCTCGCTTGCTTCCGTGGACGACCTGGAGGTAGGGGACTGTCTCACCGACACCATTGACGACGTCATGGCCTCCAACAATCCTCTTCTCCACGTCACCGACTGCGACGACTCCCACTACCTGGAGCTCTACCACACCGGTGAGGCAGCTGACGACGCCTACGAGACCTATGACGAGGAGGCCCTGACCGCCGACGTGGAGACCACGTGCACCGCACAGTTCCCCGAGTACGCCTCCGCCGACGTCAACGGCTCCGACTTCCAGATGCTCTACCTCTACCCGAAGGAGATGGCGTGGCACACCGGTGACCGGGAGTTCCTCTGCTTCGCCCTCAGGATCGACAAGTCTCCCATGACCGGCTCCATCGCCGAGGGTGGGGGAGTCCCGGCAGAGGCCCCCGAGGACACTCAGGACTCCGAGGAGACCACCTGA
- a CDS encoding ABC transporter ATP-binding protein — protein MIEAVELTKRFGDKTAVDRVSFTVEPGTVTGFLGPNGAGKSTTMRMIMGLDRPTGGSVRVNGRAYRDLGAPLCEVGALLDAKGMHGSRSARAHLTQLAVSNGIPTRRVTEVLEMTGLTSVARKRVKGFSLGMGQRLGIAAAMLGDPGVLVLDEPVNGLDPEGVKWVRETCRALAAQGRTVFISSHLMSEMAQTADQLLVIARGRILARGPVDEIIAQATSDVVRVVSPQADALAQALASRGVETSSPSPGTLTTTTAPAHVVGEVAAAAGVTLHELTTQHASLEEAYLTLTSDETEYTTGQATGAAAPDRRRAPATA, from the coding sequence GTGATTGAGGCTGTCGAGCTGACAAAGCGGTTTGGTGACAAGACGGCCGTGGACCGGGTGTCCTTCACCGTGGAGCCGGGGACAGTGACGGGGTTCCTGGGGCCCAACGGGGCGGGAAAGTCCACCACGATGCGCATGATCATGGGGCTTGACCGCCCCACCGGCGGCAGCGTGCGGGTCAACGGGCGCGCCTACCGGGACCTGGGAGCCCCGCTGTGCGAGGTCGGCGCCCTGCTGGACGCCAAGGGCATGCACGGCTCGCGCAGCGCCCGGGCGCACCTGACCCAGCTGGCGGTGTCCAACGGCATCCCCACCAGGAGGGTCACCGAGGTGCTGGAGATGACCGGGCTGACGAGCGTGGCCCGCAAACGGGTCAAGGGCTTCTCCCTGGGGATGGGCCAGCGCCTGGGGATCGCCGCAGCCATGCTGGGCGACCCCGGGGTGCTCGTCCTGGACGAGCCGGTCAACGGGCTGGACCCCGAGGGCGTCAAGTGGGTGCGTGAGACCTGCCGGGCGCTGGCCGCCCAGGGGCGCACCGTGTTCATCTCCTCTCACCTGATGAGCGAGATGGCCCAGACCGCCGACCAGCTCCTGGTCATCGCCCGGGGACGCATCCTGGCGCGCGGCCCGGTGGACGAGATCATCGCCCAGGCCACCAGCGACGTCGTGCGCGTGGTCTCCCCCCAGGCTGACGCCCTGGCCCAGGCCCTGGCCTCCCGGGGTGTGGAGACCTCCAGCCCCAGCCCTGGCACCCTGACCACCACGACCGCTCCGGCCCACGTGGTCGGCGAGGTCGCCGCCGCAGCCGGGGTCACCCTCCACGAGCTGACCACCCAGCACGCCAGCCTGGAGGAGGCCTACCTCACCCTGACCTCCGACGAGACCGAGTACACCACCGGGCAGGCCACCGGAGCAGCCGCCCCCGACCGCAGGCGGGCACCAGCCACCGCCTAG
- a CDS encoding ABC transporter permease subunit: MPTPAAAAAPTRAASAVSDTVPSPSTASSARRPHRSRITGRQTFIRAVYAEWVKIHSLRSTWITSGLALFLTASFGAAIAIAYAAEEAYSEAADSLTVGITFGQIVICVQAALIVTGEYASGQIRSSLAAVPHRGRLLAAKAVVVSALAFLLGLVSILVAWGVSAPFLGEHAGSLTDPEYLGYFWGAGLSFVGIALMSLGLGFLLRSTAGTITLAVVLLFIIQIPLGLLAMRWPQAAEAVGLLPGGASQAVSDPFSQIAQWGVSGTQYALEHWQAVTVFAAWAVVPVVIGWIVLSRRDA; the protein is encoded by the coding sequence ATGCCTACCCCAGCAGCCGCCGCAGCGCCCACCCGGGCAGCCAGCGCCGTGTCCGACACAGTCCCCTCCCCCAGCACAGCCTCCTCCGCCAGGCGCCCCCACCGCAGCCGTATTACCGGGCGCCAAACCTTCATCCGCGCCGTCTACGCCGAGTGGGTCAAGATCCACAGCCTGCGCTCCACCTGGATCACCAGCGGCCTCGCCCTCTTCCTGACCGCCTCCTTCGGAGCCGCTATCGCTATCGCCTACGCTGCCGAGGAGGCGTACAGCGAGGCGGCAGACAGCCTCACGGTCGGTATCACCTTCGGCCAGATCGTCATCTGCGTCCAGGCGGCCCTCATCGTCACCGGCGAGTACGCCTCGGGACAGATCCGCTCCTCCCTGGCCGCCGTCCCCCACCGGGGCAGGCTCCTGGCCGCCAAGGCGGTCGTCGTCTCAGCCCTGGCCTTCCTCCTGGGCCTGGTCTCCATCCTTGTCGCCTGGGGGGTGTCCGCCCCGTTCCTGGGTGAGCACGCCGGGTCCCTCACGGACCCCGAGTACCTGGGATACTTCTGGGGGGCTGGCCTGTCCTTTGTAGGTATCGCGCTCATGTCCCTGGGCCTGGGCTTCCTCCTGCGCTCCACCGCCGGCACCATCACCCTCGCCGTCGTGCTGCTGTTCATCATACAGATCCCCCTGGGCCTGCTCGCAATGAGGTGGCCGCAGGCCGCCGAAGCCGTCGGCCTCCTGCCCGGTGGCGCCAGCCAAGCCGTGTCGGACCCTTTCTCCCAGATCGCTCAGTGGGGGGTAAGCGGCACCCAGTACGCCCTTGAGCACTGGCAGGCTGTCACCGTCTTCGCCGCCTGGGCGGTCGTGCCCGTCGTCATCGGCTGGATCGTCCTGTCCCGGCGTGACGCCTAG